Within the Mugil cephalus isolate CIBA_MC_2020 chromosome 1, CIBA_Mcephalus_1.1, whole genome shotgun sequence genome, the region CTACAGTTCTAGAGCTCATCTGTAGCTGGATGAAATTTGTTTCAAATGAATGTTTCTCTAATGATCCTTTAATGTCCAGAGGCTCCAgtcccagtggtttgtcctgcaggtgtCAACGGGGGTGAAacttgttggtgccagatgttCAGACTGTTGTAAATCGATGACAAATAATATCTGAGCCACCTCAGATGTCTTCCTTTACTCTTTTTTCAAACcgtctgtcttctctggctaaaacaTGGATGCTGTTGTCCTCACTCTACTACCATGTAGTGTGCTaccatgtttaaaatgaaccgGAATGTGGCCTTTTGGCAAAAACAAATATCCAcatattttgagttttcttcACCTGAAAGAGGggctgcatgtcaccagtaGCTCAGTGATCTTTACCCTTTTGGATTATTCTTATTCTgatattggttgtttttttttgtctcacttgttcttgtttttctgtgtcttcaACCAGTCAAAGTGGAATGGACTTGGAGTTCTTGGAGGCTGAGGAGTTCTGTGGAGTTTGTTGTGTCTGGTGGTGTGATGCAGAgacaggctggagttggaggtggtggagcagaGAGGTTGGTTCAGGTCTTTGGTGTCGTCTGTGCTCATgtggaacgtgaggtctttggcatcaagatggatggactgtgttcGCTTGacgggacccagagggagtgtgttgtGAGCAGGGGCACCACCAGGTATTTTGGGCcctatgaaaaagaaaaaatgacctTGGACCCACCCCCTCACTGTAAAGAATGAAGCGTCGGTCTGTGTACCATTCGgtcatttgaattttaattcagaccagaaaaatcaataaaatagaCATATTTTGCTCCGCCACCCCAAACTCCAGCCCCTCTCAGTCAGGGACTCTTGGAATTGTCCTAACTTTTCCCGTCCATACGGCGTCACTGGTCGTGAGAAGTTCTTTGTAGACCTGGGTTtataggaccacagtacgtctgtgcccaGCTTCAGGACTCTACAGGCAGACTCACTCCCTTAgcgtttacatccctccctcagtggacaaggaaacaccatttgtcatgatccatgctgctgttgctatacAACTGACCAAACATCTGcttcaccttggacactgttttgccaactactttcgTGCATTTGTTCATGATGCTAATTCTGccatttttttgattacacagtttttttttttttttttactagataatatttagtttattttacacTAATCTTAATTTatctttcttgatttttttttaaagtgtttacttttatgtggaACTAAGCTACTGGGATCAAATAAtctccctcatggatcattaaagtctaagtctaagataCAGTACATGTTACTGTCTAAAGACTCTGATGTCCTCTCCAGTGAACTttatgttgctgtccactgcactGATGTGTCCTGTGAAACGTTCcacctgctgtgtttttgattttaacccaggtgttgTCCACATATCTGATCATGTGGGCTGGGGTAGCTCAGGGCTCTGATCTCTACCTCCTCCATACAGGCCCAGTCGTTCAAAGGTAATCTGATCGGATTTTAGTTATCGGATTGGATCAAATTTTGAAAATGAGGAAAGAAGGGATTTGACACTGGATTAGATCACACAATCCAATCCTAGTTTTAATCTGGATCAAacctttgtttgtgttgttcaaaaCCTTTCAGTTGGATTTGGGTAACTTTGATCCAAAAAAACAGGATCACCCAGATCCTAACAAAGGGTTGGAAGATTTCAAGGTGTATTTCAAGGAAGAAAATGTAGTAAACTTATAAAATGGTCAAATAATACAACATTTGTATCATTTAGTATGTATACTTTTATTCATATTCTGCACTTGACTTGTTTAACCGTTTATTCACATATTCCATTTCATTATAGtaacataaaactaaaataaaaatgattgtgtCCCCATGAAATAATCCCCAAAGCagattttaacaaacaaaaatgttataCATCTTGAAAATGCTGGTCTCTCCTCCTCAGAATTAGAAGAACCCtgaatattctttattttattaactactGGACATTTAGCCTGTTTAGCCATTTTCAAATATATCCACTATGCATGTGTTAATGtatattggttcatttgttGTGGCTCAGATGAGAGgtcataaaagaaaatatgaatggaagtggatgtttttgttacttttgtgttttgtcttaaaATAAGAAAGTGACTCCATGTTGGTTTTTCTATCTGTTGCCCTTCACACAGCTGGTAATCCACATTCTGATATCTGGTCCCATTTAGAGCATGGTAATCTAGATTTGGTATTATTGAAAACTATGTAACTGGATCTacctaaagaaagaaagttacctacctacctacctacctacctacctacctacctacctacctatctatctatcgaaAAAAAACTGGTGTAAATCTAAGATGGATTTCctgattaaacaaaaataagattTCCAAATACAGATAATTTTGATCCAGGTTACATTTTTTGAACAAGTGGCCCATAGAGATTATCCACAACAGGTGACACTCATTACTATATTGCATAGTCCCGTTTTTGCTCGTAGaaactttaattaaattcaaaataggtggTAGTTAGGCGCAggtaaaacaacacagaaacaaggtcaaacacatttttattaatctcatctcatcttctttgAGTTACAGGTACGGAACTTGGTAGTCATATCTAATCCCCcccaaatatagaaaaaatcTCTTTGATCAACAGCCTAAACTCCACAGGAAGACTGTCACTTTGTCCATTTTGAGGTGTTTTAACCAATTTGTCCAACACAGATTCAATTATATCCTTCAGTTTTGGTCAGAGTTTGAGTAAAGCACAACCCAACAGTTGTCAGGCAGTCACAAGGCCACAACGAATGGTTCATTGACATTTgcagctttcatttattttcagttcccATAAATGAACTGAGAGAGAGaacatatgtatattttatgcaGATAGATATTCCTCAAACTCAGGGCCTGAACCAGCCACTTAAAGCAGCATTGGACTCACTTCAGTCTGTACCGTAcattagtttttatatttatatttattgaggtcttttttttatccaagatatatataatatatttaatctaTAACTTGATGCTCCATGGGTCTAAGAGCAACGTGTTTCAATACTGTGTTTGTGCTGAACATACAGAGGAAGAATTCACAATTAACAACTGAGACTGATTGTCTATGCAGCAATGTATATAGAAATGTATATAttaggaacattttattttatacacattACTATTGTAAAATATTAACTTATGTAAGACAGTACTTGTAGCTTGTATCCTGTTATTGGGTAAATTTTGGACTTCATGCTATTTGCACTAAATgtcaaactgcattttgttgtgtatgtacatgttttatatgcaaagacaataaagttgaatctaatctaatctaatctaaaggGACCAAAAGTGATGTTATGTCATAACTCTGTTATGTCCTACATTCAAGTCCCCCATTAAATTATCTTAATGGGGGacttgctgtgtgttttattactttttttttcttttgttgttttttttttcgttaccAATTGTTACCTGACACTGAGTAATCACCTAACCTGTTTTAGTTTCACCTGATTTCCTTGAAGTGTTTCTGGTGAATCTTTTgcttccatttcctcctccttacctctttcagttgttttccttctatctatttgtgtctctgtcgaTCATCCTCTTGTGGGTCCTCTTCTCCAGATGTCcctcaaccttcctcctctgatggagtcagaaccagcttcctgatcggtatgtaacagagacagagacacagcagagagatgacGGGTTTTAGAAAACTGAAAGTATACAACAATGACATGTCTGGACTTGTAGAGGATTTGTAAGAATGAAGGAGTGTTTATGATCAAAGTTCAAATTTCAATATGAAAATATCAGAGTAAATTTCCAGaaacatgttaacatgaatGATCCATTGCTGATCGTCGTGTTAGAGTTGGTGTTAGGGTTATCTCTAGGGTTAGGGTAAAGTTTAGCCTTAGAGTTAAGGTTATTTCATTGACACATTATTCTCTTCTGTTCCTTAGTCTAGTTCATGAATAATTTTCCTTAGGTGACATTTGGAGGGACATATTGTAAGagttttcatctgtttgttctAGTTAAGTCCCTCCTACTAAGCCTACCAAGCTTTAATAAATGAAGGTTCACTGTATTACCTGCTCTATTTTAAAATCTCTTTCCCGCTTCTTAAAACCCACAGTCTGTTCTTTCAGCCTTTGCTTTGAACATAAATCTTTAGTTTCTATATTTTTTGTTCAGCTCTGGCTTGctgcattttttcattttgttgttactGGCCATCCGTTTCTGACACTTGCCCAACCTGTTTCAGGCTCACCCGACTCTCAGGTATGTGAATCTTTTCTAcgcctccatttcctcctttttattttggttttgctGTTACGCGTATGTTTCTTCAGTATAAATCAAGATATTTTTGCTCTTTCAGATCTCCGTGATTCTTTTCCAGATGGATCAACTACACTTGACCTTTCACCTCTCATCTCTCATGGTGTTGGTTTTCCATCTTTTCCTTACACACATCTGCAAAGGTAAATTAAACCCAAATGAAAAGTTAACTCCATATTGATACTGATATGTAATTCACTGCCAGTAACTAGGTCAAACTATaggatgtgttgtgtttgttgctaATGTGTAAATGTccaaatgtattttgtttgaAAGGTGTTTGGTTGTTGCTAATTTGAATAGTTTAGTTAAGAACTAAGAGGCCTGAGAATATCAGGGATAGTCAGAATGGAACGcaacaataaacacaattcACTCCGTTTTTATCCAAATGTCCaaatggagagtggacctggttatATTACCTCCCATACATATAGGAAGTATATTTCTAAATCAATTGTTTGTGATGACTTTTAAGTtgagtgaaagagaagaaaatacaaaatccaTCATTTATTTAGTAATGTGAACTTACCAGGGATGTAAATATCAATGAGTAGAGACTCAGAGATATGGATTCACCAGTTCAACATTCCACCTTTAAACCAGTTCATgtcaaaaacaattaaaatctCTCAGAATGAAAAAGTGATCATTGAAATAATCtagaacatattttagttaatcACTAATTAATCAGAAAAAGTAACAATGTTACTTAATGTTAAGTCTGATCTATCCATAGAGACCGGACTCAGGAACATTGACCTGATAGTTTTGGTGATATTCATGTTCCCTACAAATGTTTAAACAGACTCTCTCTGatttccaggtcagtctgaaCTGATCGGTTCATCTCAGCCAATAGTAGCAACTCTTGGTGGAGATGTGGTTTTACCATGTTACCTGCAGCCTGCTGAAGACGTCACTCACTTGACGCTGGAGTGGACGAGGCCTGATCTGGAGCCCAGATTTGTCCACGTTTGGCGCTCCCAACAGGAACTTGTTGGTCAAAACCATGATTTGTTCACAGGGAGAACATCTCTGTTCATTGATGAGCTGAcgaaaggaaacatttcactgaaactctccaaAGTGAAACTCGCTGATGAgggaaaatacaaatgttttattccattACTGGGAAAGGAGACTTTTTTTCAGCTACGAGTTGGTGAGTGAAGACATGATGTACATCAACATTATTTGTGTCCgcatgcacatattttaattggattaaaatgcttaaaaaacatgtttcttcttccttgtgCTCAGCATCAGCTCCTGTCTCTTCACCCGTCATCcgtttatcagggatggacagagacagaggaggagtggtgttacagtgtgaatccagaggctggtatccagagcctgaggtgttgtggctggacgctgagggaaacctgctctctgctggacctccagagacagtcagaggttctgatgacctctatactgtcagcagcagagtgactgtggacaagagacacaacaacagcttcacctgtagagtccaacagaacaacatccaccagaccagagaggctcacatacatgttccaggtagaacatgatgttttatggtttaatattttttctcataaatgttaattatttatttataatttcagatgatttcttctttAATGCCCGGACCAGCTCCACCCCTCTCACAGTCGGCCTGGCTGTTAGCTTGGCTCTTTGCATCCTCCTGTTAATTGTAGCAGTCGTTCTTTTTATACACATGAAGAGGCAAAACACTTTCAGTAAGTCACAGATTGAGCAAGTTACCCATCACTGAGGTCTTAATAGAATCCATTGAGtctcactttctttttgttgtcaTAAAGGGACTGAAATCATCACTAAGAATGATGTAGTTTCCTttgaagaagcaggaggagtgAGAAGGCCCCTCATGAAAGACAGAGACCGACCACCAGAAAATGAGCAGAAGGTAAAAGTAAGTTGCGAAGCACAATTTCAAAGTTTATGTCCAAATGAAAGATGTCAGTCAGTTCTTTAACCTCTTGTCTCATGACAGTGAGACAAGTCCCCACAGGACCACACAGGACTGTAGGACCTGGTATTTTCCCCCAAGCCCTAAACCAAACTGAGCCCTAATCAGAAATACAAACTCATCAAATATGATGAATTAGTAAAACAGAAGCTACATAGACAGTGGCTCCTGCTGACGACAAAGGTTCTTCCCCATATTTACTGGATCCTTGTGATTACCCCAGAGGGAGAGATCACTAGATGTAAAGGCAACACTGGAGCCTGTAACATCTGACAAACATTTCATTCCTAGTTGATTTGGCAACACCTTCAGTTTGTGGTGGGAACAACAATTCTAGTTTAATGCTATGAAACTGCTCATCAGTATTTCAAACTGACCTGCTGCCCATCAGCTCCAGGTCTGGAGCTGATGGTTTTATAtaaaccatttaaaaactgcatttttcagTGAGTCACAGGCTCTGGTCCAAAGGATGAGCGATAAATCAGTAAAGTAAAATCAGTGAGGTTTCTGAAAGCTGAGACGTTGCTCTTTACAGTCAATACGGTCACTGTAATTACACTTTCACTTGCACCTCTCACCTCACCTCAGTTTGAGCAGGTAACAGACATTATGTTTTAAGTCTGCTTGTGAGTCAGGAATCAGAGTCTTCAAAGcctaaaatatgaaataaagaaacaagtcCATGAATATGGAACAAATTTAGGgttgttttaagtgtttaatCTTTTGTAGTATCAGTTTAATTGCATTATGTAAATTGGccaaatttaaaattaaaaaaaagctttacaaGTTTTaaccatatattttttttttactgcatatttattttaaccatatAGTCACAACATAAAGCAAAGTTTTCTCAAAGTGGATCAAATATGATAACTAGTTTATAATTGAAAgagtgaattatttttttaattattatttttctcagttaaaGAAGATGAAATccgagcaggaggaggaagctgaaaATAGAGGAAAATCCCTGAAAGAAGAGCTggacagaaagaacaaagaggTTAACCTCCATCAATATTCAGAATAAgtcattttctttatgttttccaTCATTTAACTAAGGCCAAACTGTAGCTGGTGCATCTCCTCAGACCCAGACATATCAGTCTGAATCCAGATGTCTGACTGTCTTCTTCCAGATTGAAACCAAACGAGatgatctgctgcagctccaggaaaaggaggagaggactgagaacaaactgaaagccctgaaagaagagctggagagac harbors:
- the LOC125016605 gene encoding myb-like protein X; this encodes MKRQNTFRTEIITKNDVVSFEEAGGVRRPLMKDRDRPPENEQKLKKMKSEQEEEAENRGKSLKEELDRKNKEIETKRDDLLQLQEKEERTENKLKALKEELERQETEVYFFYI